A genomic region of Bacillaceae bacterium S4-13-56 contains the following coding sequences:
- a CDS encoding ABC transporter ATP-binding protein — protein sequence MKGGAKLEQEALLKVEGLKTHFFTKSGVVKAVDGVSFDIKPGETLGIVGESGSGKSITAMSIMRLIASPPGKIVAGTIEFEGEDLLKKSERQMRSIRGNQISMIFQDPMTSLNPVFTVKKQMVETILTHEKLSKKQVEDRAVELLDLVGIPDARNRLKSYPHEFSGGMRQRVMIAMALACNPKLLIADEPTTALDVTIQAQILELLNRLQKELGMSIIMITHDLGVVSEVCDRVMVMYAGRPVEYTDVKTLFNEPKHPYTWGLLNSIPQIKEKKDRLEAIQGTPPDLRALPTGCNFAPRCRHAIDACQHIDPDLISIDENHQVQCLLYDEKAKVEST from the coding sequence ATGAAAGGGGGAGCTAAATTGGAGCAAGAAGCATTATTGAAGGTGGAAGGACTTAAGACTCACTTCTTCACAAAATCCGGTGTGGTAAAGGCGGTAGATGGAGTTTCCTTTGATATCAAACCTGGTGAAACCCTCGGAATTGTAGGTGAGTCTGGTTCTGGAAAGAGCATAACAGCGATGTCGATTATGCGGTTAATCGCATCTCCTCCAGGAAAAATAGTTGCAGGTACAATCGAATTTGAAGGAGAGGACCTTCTGAAAAAATCAGAAAGACAGATGAGATCGATTCGTGGTAATCAAATCTCCATGATATTTCAGGATCCCATGACCTCCTTAAATCCAGTTTTTACGGTTAAAAAACAAATGGTAGAAACCATTTTGACCCATGAAAAACTTTCAAAAAAACAAGTGGAGGATCGTGCTGTTGAATTACTTGATTTAGTTGGCATTCCAGATGCGAGAAATCGATTAAAAAGCTATCCTCATGAATTTAGTGGGGGGATGAGGCAAAGAGTGATGATTGCGATGGCTCTTGCGTGTAACCCTAAGCTTTTAATTGCAGACGAGCCAACAACGGCACTAGATGTAACGATTCAAGCGCAAATATTGGAGCTTTTAAACAGGCTTCAAAAAGAATTAGGGATGTCCATTATTATGATTACGCATGATTTAGGGGTAGTTTCTGAGGTTTGTGACCGAGTGATGGTCATGTATGCTGGACGACCAGTTGAATATACCGATGTTAAAACACTATTTAACGAACCTAAACATCCATATACATGGGGATTATTAAACTCTATCCCTCAAATCAAGGAGAAAAAGGATCGATTAGAAGCGATTCAGGGTACTCCACCGGATTTAAGAGCATTGCCAACAGGCTGTAATTTTGCGCCAAGATGTAGGCATGCGATTGATGCTTGTCAACATATTGATCCTGATTTAATCAGTATAGATGAAAATCACCAGGTTCAATGTTTACTTTATGACGAAAAAGCAAAGGTGGAATCGACATGA
- a CDS encoding dipeptide ABC transporter ATP-binding protein, producing the protein MTPLLEVKNLKKHFPISSGSLLPKQIGTVKAVDGISFTLERGETLGLVGESGCGKSTAGRSILKLIEPTSGDILYKGESIIDYKGEKLRKLRRDMQIIFQDPFASLNPRMTVEQIISEPMKVFGYPRKLHKKKVEELLDVVGLSSYHKVRYPHEFSGGQRQRIGIARALALEPELIICDEPVSALDVSIQAQVINLLEDLQKEFDLTYIFIAHDLSVVYHISDRVAVMYLGEIVEIGTADELYENPKHPYTQALLSAIPEVDPEERRERILLTGDLPSSSNPPTGCKFHTRCPFAEEICRQEKPVIRQVTKSGQQAACHLVKEEIPELTI; encoded by the coding sequence ATGACGCCATTATTAGAAGTTAAAAACTTAAAAAAGCATTTTCCGATTTCATCTGGCTCACTCCTACCTAAACAAATAGGTACAGTAAAGGCGGTAGACGGGATTTCATTCACACTGGAAAGAGGAGAAACTCTAGGTTTAGTTGGTGAAAGTGGTTGTGGAAAGTCAACGGCAGGAAGAAGCATCTTAAAATTAATCGAACCAACAAGTGGAGATATTCTTTATAAAGGTGAATCCATTATTGATTATAAGGGAGAAAAACTACGTAAATTGCGTAGAGATATGCAGATTATCTTCCAAGACCCATTCGCATCTCTCAATCCACGTATGACAGTAGAACAAATAATCAGTGAGCCAATGAAGGTCTTTGGATATCCAAGAAAATTACACAAAAAAAAGGTAGAAGAGCTACTAGATGTAGTTGGACTGAGCTCTTATCACAAAGTCCGCTATCCCCATGAGTTTAGTGGAGGACAAAGACAAAGAATAGGAATAGCAAGGGCGTTGGCACTTGAACCTGAACTGATTATTTGTGACGAGCCAGTGTCTGCACTAGATGTATCCATTCAAGCTCAGGTTATTAATCTATTAGAGGATCTCCAAAAGGAGTTTGATCTAACCTATATATTTATCGCTCATGATCTAAGTGTCGTTTACCACATCAGTGATCGAGTGGCTGTCATGTATCTTGGAGAAATTGTAGAAATAGGGACGGCAGATGAACTATATGAGAATCCAAAACATCCCTACACCCAAGCATTGCTTTCTGCGATTCCGGAAGTAGACCCCGAAGAAAGAAGGGAACGCATTCTTTTAACCGGGGATTTACCAAGTTCTTCAAATCCTCCAACAGGATGTAAGTTTCATACACGCTGTCCTTTTGCAGAGGAAATTTGTAGACAAGAAAAACCAGTGATCCGTCAGGTAACAAAAAGTGGACAACAAGCTGCTTGTCATTTGGTAAAGGAAGAAATTCCTGAGTTGACTATTTAA
- a CDS encoding ABC transporter substrate-binding protein encodes MNKKVLWSVFALMLLLIAVVSGCSDNANSDSAQNNENNTGDNTTDNGNDGSIDGEDSSTKRLVFGRGADSVSLDPSKVTDGESIYVTNQIYDTLVRYKEENTEVVPALATEWNTSDDGTEWTFKLREGVKFHDGTDFNAEAVVFNFERWTTSSEFIYYGYMFGASEDNMKGIIDSVEAVGDYEVKFTLSEPNAPFLFTLAMPPFAIASPTAVEAAGDNYGDEPVGTGPFKFASWSKDDKIVVEKNPEYFGDVAKVDEVIFRVIPDNGARFMELQAGSIDLMVGLNPQDLSTLEEDENLQVIRRPSMNVAYMAMNNDKEKLSDKRVRQAINLAIDKGKLLTLYEGIGKAAKNPMPPSLWGYNDEIEDYGYDVEEAKRLLAEAGYGDGMTLTLYSMSNPRPYMPQPKLLAQAIQQMLKDVNITVEIVENDWDTQLTATQNGDHELGFMGWIGDNGDPDNFLYVLLDKDNAKKGSAGNIAFYKNDEVHELLKKAQTEMDQDVRTEYYMEAQKIIHEDAPWVPIAHTTPPLGASKKIKDYIPHATGSEPFNHLDIVE; translated from the coding sequence TTGAACAAGAAGGTTTTATGGTCTGTGTTTGCCTTAATGTTACTTCTTATTGCAGTAGTTTCTGGTTGTTCTGATAATGCGAATTCAGACAGTGCACAAAACAACGAAAACAATACGGGTGATAACACTACAGACAACGGGAACGATGGAAGTATTGATGGAGAAGATTCGAGCACTAAGAGATTAGTATTCGGAAGAGGTGCTGACTCAGTAAGTTTGGATCCTTCAAAGGTAACAGATGGAGAATCTATCTACGTAACGAACCAAATTTATGACACTCTAGTTCGTTACAAAGAGGAAAACACAGAAGTAGTACCTGCTTTAGCAACAGAGTGGAATACTAGTGATGATGGTACAGAATGGACATTTAAGCTTCGTGAAGGAGTGAAATTCCATGATGGTACTGATTTCAATGCGGAAGCTGTTGTTTTCAACTTTGAGCGTTGGACGACTTCTAGTGAGTTCATTTACTACGGTTACATGTTTGGTGCTTCTGAGGATAACATGAAAGGAATCATTGATAGTGTAGAGGCTGTTGGTGACTATGAAGTTAAATTTACCCTTTCAGAGCCTAATGCACCATTCCTATTTACTTTAGCGATGCCACCATTTGCCATTGCTAGTCCAACAGCAGTAGAGGCTGCAGGCGATAACTATGGGGACGAGCCAGTTGGAACTGGACCATTTAAGTTCGCATCTTGGTCTAAGGATGACAAAATTGTAGTTGAAAAGAACCCGGAATATTTTGGAGATGTTGCTAAAGTTGACGAAGTTATCTTCCGTGTTATTCCTGATAACGGAGCACGTTTCATGGAACTTCAAGCAGGATCAATTGACTTAATGGTTGGATTAAATCCGCAAGACCTATCTACACTAGAGGAAGATGAGAACCTTCAGGTTATTCGTCGTCCATCTATGAATGTAGCTTACATGGCTATGAACAATGATAAGGAAAAGTTATCTGATAAGCGAGTTCGTCAAGCTATTAACCTAGCAATCGATAAGGGAAAACTTTTAACTCTTTATGAAGGTATTGGAAAAGCAGCGAAGAACCCAATGCCACCATCCCTATGGGGTTACAACGATGAGATCGAGGATTATGGTTATGATGTAGAAGAAGCCAAGCGTTTGCTTGCCGAAGCAGGATATGGCGATGGCATGACTTTAACTCTATACAGCATGTCCAATCCACGTCCTTACATGCCACAACCTAAGCTTTTAGCACAAGCTATTCAGCAAATGTTGAAAGACGTTAACATTACTGTGGAAATTGTTGAAAACGATTGGGATACTCAATTAACTGCAACTCAAAATGGAGATCATGAACTTGGATTCATGGGATGGATTGGAGACAATGGTGATCCTGATAACTTCTTATATGTCCTTTTAGATAAGGATAATGCAAAGAAAGGTTCAGCAGGTAACATTGCTTTCTATAAGAATGACGAGGTTCATGAGCTATTGAAGAAGGCCCAAACAGAAATGGATCAAGACGTTCGCACGGAGTATTATATGGAAGCTCAAAAAATCATCCATGAAGATGCACCTTGGGTACCAATTGCACATACAACACCACCACTTGGTGCAAGCAAGAAAATAAAAGACTACATTCCACATGCAACAGGTAGTGAACCATTTAATCATCTGGATATTGTAGAATAG
- a CDS encoding ABC transporter permease has protein sequence MLNYILRRLVMLIPVLLGVSILAFALIHLIPGDPARSMLGEKASEEQLEQLRKDMGLTDPYIVQYGRFIGNVVTGDFGTSIKSNDSVLSEISHRLPATLELTIFAMGLAIIVGVLAGVIAAVKQYSWFDNISMTGALFGLSMPIFWLGLMMIWLFSVTLHWFPPSGRLADTVELTTITNMYMLDSVLTGNWKALQDSFVHLLMPGIALGTIPMAIIARMTRSSMLEVMKQDYIRTANAKGLATKLVIFQHALKNAFLPVLTVIGLQFGFLLGGAVLTETIFSWPGIGRYVLLAVLGRDYPVVQGSILIIAIIFVLVNLFTDILYKYIDPRIRYD, from the coding sequence ATGCTAAATTATATTTTACGCCGCTTGGTGATGCTGATCCCTGTTTTGCTAGGGGTTTCTATCCTGGCATTTGCACTAATTCATCTGATTCCAGGTGATCCAGCAAGAAGTATGCTTGGTGAAAAGGCTTCGGAAGAGCAATTAGAACAGCTAAGAAAGGACATGGGATTAACCGATCCTTATATTGTTCAATATGGTCGGTTTATAGGTAATGTAGTAACGGGGGATTTTGGAACATCGATCAAATCCAATGATTCGGTTTTGTCTGAGATTTCTCATCGTTTACCTGCTACATTAGAATTGACCATTTTTGCTATGGGTCTGGCTATCATAGTTGGGGTGCTTGCAGGAGTAATCGCAGCAGTCAAACAGTATTCCTGGTTTGATAACATTAGTATGACCGGGGCCTTGTTTGGATTATCGATGCCGATCTTTTGGCTGGGGTTAATGATGATTTGGCTTTTCTCAGTAACCCTACATTGGTTTCCACCTTCCGGACGCTTGGCAGATACAGTAGAATTAACCACCATAACGAATATGTATATGCTAGATAGTGTTTTAACGGGGAATTGGAAGGCACTGCAAGATAGTTTTGTTCATTTATTAATGCCAGGTATTGCACTTGGTACGATTCCAATGGCAATCATTGCACGTATGACACGTTCTAGTATGTTAGAGGTTATGAAACAAGATTATATTCGCACAGCAAATGCAAAAGGACTAGCAACCAAATTGGTTATTTTTCAACACGCCTTAAAAAATGCTTTTTTACCAGTGCTAACGGTCATTGGCTTACAATTTGGTTTTTTATTAGGTGGGGCTGTTTTAACGGAAACTATTTTTTCATGGCCGGGAATTGGTCGTTACGTTCTTTTAGCTGTATTAGGACGAGATTATCCAGTAGTACAGGGAAGTATATTAATCATCGCCATAATCTTTGTATTAGTAAATCTGTTTACGGATATTCTTTACAAATATATTGATCCAAGAATCCGTTACGATTAG